The following coding sequences are from one Mycobacteriales bacterium window:
- a CDS encoding phytanoyl-CoA dioxygenase family protein, with translation MDAAEVRQQFDATGVVRLDAAFTPEEAAAMRSAAWRYAERKAAGLRIDDPTTWPQGQPPLSWKGLKGNRAFAPLTDNDAVGGALDAIFGVGGWIHPRPGAQLLVTFPSPGPWTLPDGWHMDCGFEQPTWPVFSVKLFAFFGDVGPEGGGTMLLPGSHRLVDRYRKDLPPGTGAGATNWRPFMRHDPWLAQLLEGANQPDGGRSLVGRSHDIDGLPVEVVELTGRPGDVVIAHLHVFHSAAPNTSKHPRQMLGKGIAAPT, from the coding sequence GTGGATGCGGCCGAGGTTCGACAGCAGTTCGATGCCACCGGCGTCGTCCGGCTGGATGCGGCCTTCACTCCTGAGGAAGCGGCCGCCATGCGCAGCGCGGCGTGGCGATACGCCGAACGGAAAGCAGCCGGCCTGCGGATCGACGATCCGACCACCTGGCCTCAGGGTCAGCCACCGCTCAGCTGGAAGGGGCTCAAGGGCAACCGCGCCTTCGCGCCGCTGACCGACAACGATGCCGTGGGCGGCGCTCTCGACGCGATCTTCGGCGTCGGCGGGTGGATTCATCCGAGGCCCGGGGCGCAGCTGCTCGTCACGTTCCCGAGTCCGGGTCCCTGGACCCTTCCCGACGGCTGGCACATGGACTGTGGGTTCGAGCAGCCGACCTGGCCGGTGTTCTCCGTCAAGTTGTTCGCGTTCTTCGGTGACGTCGGACCCGAAGGCGGCGGCACGATGCTGCTTCCGGGCAGTCACCGACTTGTCGATCGTTACCGGAAGGATCTCCCTCCGGGTACCGGCGCAGGCGCCACGAACTGGCGTCCCTTCATGCGCCATGACCCGTGGTTGGCCCAGCTTCTCGAGGGTGCGAATCAGCCGGACGGTGGTCGCTCACTCGTCGGCCGGTCGCACGACATCGACGGGCTACCCGTCGAGGTCGTGGAACTGACCGGACGGCCGGGGGACGTCGTCATCGCCCACCTGCACGTCTTCCACAGCGCGGCTCCCAACACCAGTAAGCATCCTCGGCAGATGCTCGGCAAGGGAATCGCGGCGCCGACCTAG